In Populus alba chromosome 1, ASM523922v2, whole genome shotgun sequence, a single window of DNA contains:
- the LOC118033916 gene encoding 26S proteasome non-ATPase regulatory subunit 8 homolog A: MDPKLTELSQLFERFKAACTRDDINTSTNLLSQLKVLLIGFRSLPPLFENTPNSVEELIIARDIYEHAVLLSVKIGDQDAFERDFFQLKPYYTDAGGRLAPSPQEYMILGLNLLRLLVQNRIAEFHTELELLSPAALENPCIKHAVELEQSFMEGAYNRVLSAKQNVPYKTFDYFMDLLAKTVRDEIAGCSEKAYDYLSISDARQMLLFSSDDELLEYIKEGHLEWEIKNGSVVFQKANESAPCKEIPSLHLINQTLSYARELERIV, from the exons atggatcCAAAGCTAACAGAGTTATCGCAGCTATTCGAGCGATTCAAAGCGGCATGTACTAGAGACGATATCAATACTTCAACGAATCTGCTTTCTCAGCTCAAG gtTTTGTTGATAGGATTTCGAAGCTTGCCGCCGTTGTTTGAAAACACGCCTAATTctgttgaagaattgataatAGCAA GGGATATTTATGAGCATGCTGTTCTTTTGAGTGTGAAGATTGGGGATCAGGATGCGTTTGAAAGGGATTTCTTTCAGTTGAAGCCTTATTATACTGATGCCGG TGGCCGTCTTGCCCCATCTCCTCAGGAGTATATGATCCTGGGTCTCAACCTCTTGAGACTCTTAGTCCAAAACAGAATTGCTGAATTCCATACTGAATTGGAATTGCTCTCCCCTGCTGCTTTGGAGAATCCTTGCATCAAGCATGCGGTAGAGTTGGAGCAGTCCTTCATGGAAGGGGCTTACAATCGTGTGTTATCTGCAAAACAGAATGTGCCATACAAgacttttgattattttatggaTCTCTTGGCAAAGACTGTAAG GGATGAAATAGCTGGATGCAGTGAGAAGGCATATGACTATCTTTCAATAAGTGATGCCCGGCAAATGTTGCTCTTCTCTTCTGATGATGAACTTTTGGAATACATCAAGGAG GGGCATCTTGAGTGGGAGATAAAGAATGGCTCTGTAGTTTTCCAGAAGGCAAACGAATCTGCTCCCTGCAAAGAGATACCATCTCTACATCTCATCAACCAGACATTGAGTTATGCTAGAGAGTTGGAGCGGATTGTGTAA
- the LOC118033917 gene encoding protein ABIL2 has product MDSKTSSSSVNGPQGPSIHEELLMQQSLLFSDTLKDLKNLRKQLYSAADYFELAYNKEDQKQTVVENLKDYAIKALINTVDHLGSVAFKVDRFLDQKIDEVSGMELRFFCSEQRLEGCQKYINQGGLSQQSLVIKTPYHYKRYIFPVDEETMDSSSHAKPNHDSRNLSTELKNAAHASIEGTPSSFFRERHSELRSPQFYSGQGTFTFTRTSTNNKPEKRSSSPQRSPIIRSGSLLKRPISPTYANALRRYPSEPRRSVSLSMYSERDKAKDSDQQYSAKSKRLFKALLSMRKSRKEGSLFTCLDQI; this is encoded by the exons ATGGATAGTAAGACCTCATCCTCTTCAGTAAATGGTCCTCAAGGACCTTCCATTCATGAGGAACTTCTGATGCAGCAGAGCTTGCTCTTTTCTGATACTCTCAAG gACTTGAAGAACCTTAGGAAGCAGCTATACTCAGCAGCAGATTATTTTGAATTAGCTTACAACAAAGAAGACCAGAAACAAAC AGTGGTGGAGAACTTGAAAGATTACGCCATCAAAGCTTTGATCAATACTGTTGACCACTTGGGTTCTGTAGCATTCAAAGTCGACAGATTTTtagatcaaaagattgatgaaGTTTCAGGAATGGAGCTTCGATTCTTTTGCTCCGAACAG AGACTGGAAGGATGCCAAAAATATATCAACCAAGGTGGCCTTTCTCAACAATCACTGGTAATAAAAACTCCCTACCACTACAAGCGGTACATTTTTCCAG TCGACGAGGAGACCATGGATTCATCTAGCCATGCTAAACCAAATCATGATAGTAGAAATCTTAGCACTGAGTTAAAAAATG CTGCTCACGCGTCGATCGAAGGAACCCCTTCCTCTTTCTTCAG AGAGAGGCATTCTGAATTACGGTCCCCACAGTTCTACTCGGGACAGGGAACGTTTACATTCACAAGGACTTCAACCAACAACAAACCTG AGAAAAGATCATCCTCTCCGCAACGCTCTCCGATCATACGTTCTGGATCTCTTCTTAAGAGACCAATATCTCCTACTTATGCTAATGCATTACGAAGG TATCCATCGGAGCCTCGGAGATCTGTTTCATTGTCCATGTATTCGGAAAGAGACAAGGCAAAGGATAGCGATCAACAATATTCTGCCAAGAGCAAACGCCTGTTTAAGGCCTTGCTCAGCATGCGCAAGTCTAGAAAGGAAGGCTCACTGTTTACTTGCTTGGATCAGATTTGA
- the LOC118033920 gene encoding protein KINESIN LIGHT CHAIN-RELATED 1, whose amino-acid sequence MPGLVSVKTPPDAPPLNISLPEIRPESSTRSEQQPRTPTPKKPPSPSPSRSKPSPARSAKKPPPDSPNPNTLLSDPSLDNPDLGPFLLKLARDTIASGEGPIKALDYAIRASNSFERVAIEKGEEPSLDLVMSLHVLGAIYCSLGRFEEAVPVLERAIKVPDLSKGMDHALAGFSGYMQLGDTYSMLGQVDKSIECYEKGLQIQIESLGEIDPRVGETCRYLAEAHVQAMNFDKAEELCKKTLEIHRAHSEPASIEEAADRRLMGLVCEAKGDYESALEHLVLASMAMIANGQDNEVAAIDVSIGNIYMSLCRFDEAVFSYQKALTVFKSSKGDNHPSVASVFVRLADLYHRTGKLRESKSYCENALRIYAKPVPGTTAEEIAGGLTEISAIFESVDEPEEALKLLQKAMKLLEDKPGQQSTIAGIEARMGVMFYMVGRYEDARNSFESAVTKLRSSGERKSAFFGVVLNQMGLACVQLFKIDEACELFEEARGILEKECGPCHQDTIGVYSNLAATYDAMGRVEDAIEILEHVLKLREEKLGIANPDFEDEKSRLAELLKEAGRARNKKAKSLENLIDPDSRRTKKESTKKWGFRI is encoded by the exons ATGCCAGGTCTTGTCTCTGTTAAAACCCCACCAGATGCACCGCCACTTAACATTTCTCTCCCTGAGATCCGACCCGAATCTTCAACCCGATCCGAACAACAACCCAGAACCCCAACTCCCAAAAAACCCCCATCTCCTTCCCCATCTCGATCCAAACCTTCCCCTGCCCGCTCCGCCAAAAAACCCCCACCAGATTCTCCTAACCCGAATACTCTCCTCTCGGATCCTTCCTTGGACAACCCCGATCTTGGCCCGTTTCTCTTAAAGCTCGCCCGTGACACGATTGCATCCGGTGAAGGACCCATTAAGGCACTGGACTATGCAATCAGAGCATCAAATTCCTTTGAAAGAGTGGCCATTGAAAAAGGTGAAGAGCCAAGTTTGGATCTTGTTATGAGTCTTCATGTTTTGGGTGCTATTTATTGCAGTTTAGGGAGGTTTGAAGAGGCAGTGCCTGTACTTGAAAGGGCTATTAAAGTGCCTGATTTGAGTAAAGGAATGGATCATGCCCTTGCTGGATTTAGTGGGTATATGCAGTTGGGGGATACTTATTCAATGCTCGGTCAAGTTGATAAGTCGATTGAGTGTTATGAGAAAGGGTTGCAGATTCAGATCGAGAGCTTAGGGGAGATTGATCCACGAGTTGGTGAGACTTGCAG GTACTTAGCGGAGGCACATGTTCAAGCTATGAACTTTGATAAAGCCGAAGAATTGTGCAAGAAAACTCTTGAAATTCATCGTGCACATAGTGAACCAGCATCTATTGAAGAAGCAGCTGACCGCAGGCTGATGGGCCTTGTATGTGAGGCAAAGGGAGATTATGAATCAGCACTTGAGCACCTTGTCCTCGCCAGCATGGCGATGATTGCAAATGGACAGGACAATGAGGTTGCTGCTATTGATGTCAGCATTGGGAATATTTACATGTCTCTTTGTCGCTTTGATGAGGCTGTCTTCTCATATCAGAAGGCACTCACTGTCTTCAAGTCATCAAAGGGTGACAACCACCCTTCGGTTGCATCTGTCTTTGTACGTCTTGCTGACTTGTATCATAGGACTGGAAAACTCCGAGAGTCCAAGTCTTACTGTGAAAATGCTCTGAGAATATATGCGAAACCTGTGCCAGGAACCACAGCAGAAGAGATTGCTGGGGGATTGACTGAGATTTCTGCCATTTTTGAGTCTGTGGATGAGCCTGAGGAGGCATTGAAGCTCTTGCAAAAGGCAATGAAGTTGTTGGAGGATAAACCAGGACAGCAAAGTACCATTGCAGGGATTGAAGCTCGAATGGGAGTGATGTTTTACATGGTTGGGAGATATGAAGATGCAAGGAACTCATTCGAGAGTGCTGTAACAAAACTTAGAAGTAGTGGTGAGAGGAAGTCGGCCTTCTTTGGGGTTGTGCTGAACCAGATGGGATTGGCTTGCGTACAACTGTTTAAAATAGATGAGGCTTGTGAGTTATTTGAAGAGGCAAGGGGGATACTGGAAAAGGAGTGTGGCCCATGCCATCAAGATACCATTGGAGTATATAGCAATCTTGCAGCAACTTACGATGCTATGGGGAG GGTTGAAGATGCAATAGAGATCTTGGAGCATGTTCTAAAGCTCAGAGAAGAAAAGCTTGGAATTGCAAATCCCGATTTTGAAGATGAGAAGAGTAGGCTAGCTGAGCTCCTGAAAGAAGCAGGCAGGGCTCGTAACAAGAAGGCAAAATCATTGGAGAATCTCATCGATCCTGATTCAAGGAGGACTAAGAAGGAATCAACGAAGAAGTGGGGTTTTAGAATTTGA
- the LOC118033919 gene encoding protein NLP6 isoform X1, protein MPEPTEGGGGGESEGRKSMELDLDLDSSWPLDQISFISSNPMSPFLFSSSNEQPCSPLWAFSDAAAAAGGQASSSLVGGLRLSDNPIVLTCRSRNPNSVTESKGENEDNSKLPSPFLGLMPIDNPDGYCIIKERITRALRHFKESTEQHVLAQVWAPVKNGGRYALTTSGQPFVIDPHSNGLHQYRMVSLMYKFSVDGESDGELGLPGRVFRQKLPEWTPNVQYYSSKEYSRLDHALHYNVRGTVALPVFEPSGQSCVGVVELIMTSQKINYAPEVDKVCKALEAVDLKSSEILDPPSIQICNEGRQNALAEILEILTMVCETHKLPLAQTWVPCMHRSVLAYGGGLKKSCTSFDGSCNGQVCMSTTDVAFYVVDAHMWGLREACLEHHLQKGQGVAGRAFFSQNLCFCPDITQFCKTEYPLVHYARMFGLTSCFAICLRSSYTGDDDYILEFFLPPRVTDSREWKTLLGSILAIMKQDFQSLKVASGMDLEEEEGFVEMIQVSTNGRLDLTLECIQIPQSTKSPPDDNALLSGPIVQIYPEKNQLMLDLDVIKNGGSAVQADVRQTHASPTEKETKKPKERKRGKAEKMISLEVLQQYFTGSLKDAAKSLGVCPTTMKRICRQHGISRWPSRKIKKVNRSLSKLKRVIESVQGTEGAFSLTPLTTSSLPVAVGTISWPPNLNGSNQQNSPNSKSPEHHADKNGSPTCRTPGSDVKAGFEDQLLGCGILRPEELNVQNRFSPELGKGSNRSKTRGGSRDESAGTPTSHGSCQGCSENESAPAKDPSFSPVHERCIKAGGSPELAVQQTRELNLSAAYSIPDAFFATEAQEQFGGMLIEDTGSSKDLSNLCPAMADAILDERVPESEWTDPPCSDINPTQMIAALSIAMRQVTSRQVMNSVTIKATYREDIIRFRISLISGIAELKEEVAKRLRLEVGTFDIKYLDDDHEWVLIARDADLHECMDVSRSSNSNMIRVSVHDINANLGSSCESTWEI, encoded by the exons atgcCAGAACCAACTGAAGGTGGAGGAGGGGGTGAGTCCGAAGGAAGGAAGTCAATGGAGTTGGATCTTGATCTTGATAGTTCTTGGCCTTTAGATCAGAtctcttttatttcttcaaacCCCAtgtcaccttttcttttttcttcttctaatgaACAGCCTTGTTCTCCCCTCTGGGCTTTCTctgatgctgctgctgctgctggtggtcAGGCTTCCTCTTCTTTAGTTGGTGGCCTTCGCTTGTCTGATAATCCTATCGTCCTCACATGTCGGTCCC GTAATCCAAATTCGGTAACTGAAAGCAAAGGGGAAAATGAAGATAACAGTAAACTTCCTTCTCCGTTCTTGGGATTAATGCCTATCGACAACCCTGATGGGTATTgtattattaaagagagaataACACGGGCCCTGAGACATTTCAAAGAATCAACAGAACAACATGTTCTAGCTCAGGTTTGGGCACCGGTGAAGAATGGGGGTCGATATGCGTTGACAACTTCAGGGCAACCCTTCGTTATTGATCCTCATAGTAATGGACTTCATCAGTATAGGATGGTCTCTCTTATGTATAAGTTCTCTGTGGACGGAGAGAGTGATGGAGAACTTGGGCTACCTGGCCGTGTTTTCAGACAAAAATTACCGGAATGGACTCCCAATGTTCAGTATTACTCCAGCAAGGAGTATTCACGGCTTGATCATGCTCTGCACTACAATGTTCGGGGAACCGTGGCTTTGCCTGTCTTTGAACCTTCTGGACAGTCTTGTGTCGGTGTGGTTGAGCTCATTATGACTTCACAGAAGATCAACTATGCACCCGAGGTTGATAAAGTCTGCAAGGCACTTGAG GCAGTAGATTTGAAAAGTTCAGAGATCTTGGACCCTCCAAGCATACAG ATTTGTAATGAAGGTCGCCAAAATGCGCTGGCTGAAATTTTGGAGATATTGACAATGGTATGTGAAACTCACAAATTGCCTTTGGCCCAGACATGGGTTCCATGCATGCATCGCAGTGTTCTGGCCTATGGCGGTGGTCTGAAGAAGAGCTGTACCAGCTTTGATGGCAGTTGCAATGGGCAAGTCTGCATGTCCACTACTGATGTGGCATTCTATGTAGTGGATGCTCACATGTGGGGTCTTAGGGAAGCCTGTCTTGAGCATCACTTACAAAAGGGTCAGGGTGTTGCTGGGAGggcttttttttctcaaaacctGTGCTTCTGCCCAGATATTACCCAGTTTTGCAAGACTGAGTATCCTCTAGTACATTATGCACGCATGTTTGGATTAACCAGCTGTTTTGCAATCTGTTTGCGGAGCAGTTATACTGGAGATGATGATTACATCCTTGAATTTTTTCTGCCCCCTCGCGTCACAGACAGTCGTGAATGGAAGACTTTGTTAGGCTCCATATTGGCCATTATGAAGCAGGATTTCCAGAGTCTTAAGGTTGCTTCTGGGATGGACCTTGAAGAGGAGGAGGGATTTGTAGAGATGATTCAAGTTTCTACTAATGGGAGACTTGATTTGACACTTGAATGCATTCAGATACCCCAATCTACAAAATCTCCCCCAGATGATAACGCTTTGCTAAGTGGACCGATTGTACAAATTTATCCAGAAAAGAATCAATTAATGTTGGACTTGGATGTCATAAAAAATGGAGGCAGTGCTGTTCAAGCAGATGTCAGGCAAACTCATGCTTCTCCTACAGAGAAAGAGACTAAAAAGCCAAAAGAGAGGAAACGTGGAAAGGCAGAGAAAATGATTAGTCTAGAGGTTCTCCAACAATATTTTACTGGAAGTCTGAAAGATGCTGCAAAGAGCCTTGGTG TTTGCCCTACTACAATGAAGCGCATCTGCAGGCAGCATGGGATATCTCGCTGGCCATCTCGCAAGATCAAGAAGGTTAATCGTTCCCTGTCTAAGCTTAAGCGGGTAATTGAATCAGTCCAAGGCACTGAAGGAGCATTTTCTTTAACTCCTCTCACTACAAGTTCTCTTCCTGTTGCTGTTGGTACCATTTCTTGGCCTCCCAATTTGAATGGGAGCAATCAACAGAACTCACCAAACTCTAAATCCCCTGAACATCATGCTGACAAGAATGGATCACCTACCTGTAGAACGCCAGGAAGCGATGTAAAGGCTGGTTTCGAAGATCAATTGCTAGGATGTGGAATTTTGAGACCAGAGGAACTCAATGTGCAAAACAGGTTTTCACCAGAGTTGGGTAAAGGCTCAAACAGATCCAAAACAAGGGGTGGTTCGAGGGATGAGAGTGCAGGAACTCCTACTTCTCATGGCTCATGCCAAGGTTGCTCAGAAAATGAAAGTGCACCTGCAAAGGACCCATCTTTTTCTCCTGTCCATGAGCGATGCATTAAAGCAGGGGGGTCACCTGAACTGGCTGTTCAACAAACCAGGGAACTAAATCTGTCAGCTGCTTACTCAATACCTGATGCTTTTTTCGCAACGGAAGCTCAAGAACAATTTGGTGGAATGCTAATAGAGGATACTGGAAGTtcgaaagatttgagcaacctTTGTCCTGCCATGGCAGATGCTATTCTGGATGAGCGAGTTCCAGAATCTGAATGGACAGATCCTCCATGTTCAGATATAAATCCCACACAAATGATTGCCGCTCTTTCGATCGCAATGCGGCAAGTAACATCTAGGCAAGTAATGAATAGCGTAACCATAAAGGCAACATATAGGGAAGACATAATAAGGTTCCGAATCTCTCTGATTTCTGGGATCGCGGAGTTGAAAGAGGAAGTGGCCAAGAGGCTGAGGTTGGAGGTGGGTACATTTGACATCAAGTATCTGGATGATGATCATGAATGGGTTTTGATTGCCCGTGATGCCGACTTGCATGAGTGTATGGATGTTTCAAGATCATCAAACAGTAATATGATCCGGGTATCAGTTCATGATATAAATGCCAATCTTGGGAGCTCCTGTGAGAGCACTTGGGAGATATGA
- the LOC118033919 gene encoding protein NLP6 isoform X2: MPEPTEGGGGGESEGRKSMELDLDLDSSWPLDQISFISSNPMSPFLFSSSNEQPCSPLWAFSDAAAAAGGQASSSLVGGLRLSDNPIVLTCNPNSVTESKGENEDNSKLPSPFLGLMPIDNPDGYCIIKERITRALRHFKESTEQHVLAQVWAPVKNGGRYALTTSGQPFVIDPHSNGLHQYRMVSLMYKFSVDGESDGELGLPGRVFRQKLPEWTPNVQYYSSKEYSRLDHALHYNVRGTVALPVFEPSGQSCVGVVELIMTSQKINYAPEVDKVCKALEAVDLKSSEILDPPSIQICNEGRQNALAEILEILTMVCETHKLPLAQTWVPCMHRSVLAYGGGLKKSCTSFDGSCNGQVCMSTTDVAFYVVDAHMWGLREACLEHHLQKGQGVAGRAFFSQNLCFCPDITQFCKTEYPLVHYARMFGLTSCFAICLRSSYTGDDDYILEFFLPPRVTDSREWKTLLGSILAIMKQDFQSLKVASGMDLEEEEGFVEMIQVSTNGRLDLTLECIQIPQSTKSPPDDNALLSGPIVQIYPEKNQLMLDLDVIKNGGSAVQADVRQTHASPTEKETKKPKERKRGKAEKMISLEVLQQYFTGSLKDAAKSLGVCPTTMKRICRQHGISRWPSRKIKKVNRSLSKLKRVIESVQGTEGAFSLTPLTTSSLPVAVGTISWPPNLNGSNQQNSPNSKSPEHHADKNGSPTCRTPGSDVKAGFEDQLLGCGILRPEELNVQNRFSPELGKGSNRSKTRGGSRDESAGTPTSHGSCQGCSENESAPAKDPSFSPVHERCIKAGGSPELAVQQTRELNLSAAYSIPDAFFATEAQEQFGGMLIEDTGSSKDLSNLCPAMADAILDERVPESEWTDPPCSDINPTQMIAALSIAMRQVTSRQVMNSVTIKATYREDIIRFRISLISGIAELKEEVAKRLRLEVGTFDIKYLDDDHEWVLIARDADLHECMDVSRSSNSNMIRVSVHDINANLGSSCESTWEI, encoded by the exons atgcCAGAACCAACTGAAGGTGGAGGAGGGGGTGAGTCCGAAGGAAGGAAGTCAATGGAGTTGGATCTTGATCTTGATAGTTCTTGGCCTTTAGATCAGAtctcttttatttcttcaaacCCCAtgtcaccttttcttttttcttcttctaatgaACAGCCTTGTTCTCCCCTCTGGGCTTTCTctgatgctgctgctgctgctggtggtcAGGCTTCCTCTTCTTTAGTTGGTGGCCTTCGCTTGTCTGATAATCCTATCGTCCTCACAT GTAATCCAAATTCGGTAACTGAAAGCAAAGGGGAAAATGAAGATAACAGTAAACTTCCTTCTCCGTTCTTGGGATTAATGCCTATCGACAACCCTGATGGGTATTgtattattaaagagagaataACACGGGCCCTGAGACATTTCAAAGAATCAACAGAACAACATGTTCTAGCTCAGGTTTGGGCACCGGTGAAGAATGGGGGTCGATATGCGTTGACAACTTCAGGGCAACCCTTCGTTATTGATCCTCATAGTAATGGACTTCATCAGTATAGGATGGTCTCTCTTATGTATAAGTTCTCTGTGGACGGAGAGAGTGATGGAGAACTTGGGCTACCTGGCCGTGTTTTCAGACAAAAATTACCGGAATGGACTCCCAATGTTCAGTATTACTCCAGCAAGGAGTATTCACGGCTTGATCATGCTCTGCACTACAATGTTCGGGGAACCGTGGCTTTGCCTGTCTTTGAACCTTCTGGACAGTCTTGTGTCGGTGTGGTTGAGCTCATTATGACTTCACAGAAGATCAACTATGCACCCGAGGTTGATAAAGTCTGCAAGGCACTTGAG GCAGTAGATTTGAAAAGTTCAGAGATCTTGGACCCTCCAAGCATACAG ATTTGTAATGAAGGTCGCCAAAATGCGCTGGCTGAAATTTTGGAGATATTGACAATGGTATGTGAAACTCACAAATTGCCTTTGGCCCAGACATGGGTTCCATGCATGCATCGCAGTGTTCTGGCCTATGGCGGTGGTCTGAAGAAGAGCTGTACCAGCTTTGATGGCAGTTGCAATGGGCAAGTCTGCATGTCCACTACTGATGTGGCATTCTATGTAGTGGATGCTCACATGTGGGGTCTTAGGGAAGCCTGTCTTGAGCATCACTTACAAAAGGGTCAGGGTGTTGCTGGGAGggcttttttttctcaaaacctGTGCTTCTGCCCAGATATTACCCAGTTTTGCAAGACTGAGTATCCTCTAGTACATTATGCACGCATGTTTGGATTAACCAGCTGTTTTGCAATCTGTTTGCGGAGCAGTTATACTGGAGATGATGATTACATCCTTGAATTTTTTCTGCCCCCTCGCGTCACAGACAGTCGTGAATGGAAGACTTTGTTAGGCTCCATATTGGCCATTATGAAGCAGGATTTCCAGAGTCTTAAGGTTGCTTCTGGGATGGACCTTGAAGAGGAGGAGGGATTTGTAGAGATGATTCAAGTTTCTACTAATGGGAGACTTGATTTGACACTTGAATGCATTCAGATACCCCAATCTACAAAATCTCCCCCAGATGATAACGCTTTGCTAAGTGGACCGATTGTACAAATTTATCCAGAAAAGAATCAATTAATGTTGGACTTGGATGTCATAAAAAATGGAGGCAGTGCTGTTCAAGCAGATGTCAGGCAAACTCATGCTTCTCCTACAGAGAAAGAGACTAAAAAGCCAAAAGAGAGGAAACGTGGAAAGGCAGAGAAAATGATTAGTCTAGAGGTTCTCCAACAATATTTTACTGGAAGTCTGAAAGATGCTGCAAAGAGCCTTGGTG TTTGCCCTACTACAATGAAGCGCATCTGCAGGCAGCATGGGATATCTCGCTGGCCATCTCGCAAGATCAAGAAGGTTAATCGTTCCCTGTCTAAGCTTAAGCGGGTAATTGAATCAGTCCAAGGCACTGAAGGAGCATTTTCTTTAACTCCTCTCACTACAAGTTCTCTTCCTGTTGCTGTTGGTACCATTTCTTGGCCTCCCAATTTGAATGGGAGCAATCAACAGAACTCACCAAACTCTAAATCCCCTGAACATCATGCTGACAAGAATGGATCACCTACCTGTAGAACGCCAGGAAGCGATGTAAAGGCTGGTTTCGAAGATCAATTGCTAGGATGTGGAATTTTGAGACCAGAGGAACTCAATGTGCAAAACAGGTTTTCACCAGAGTTGGGTAAAGGCTCAAACAGATCCAAAACAAGGGGTGGTTCGAGGGATGAGAGTGCAGGAACTCCTACTTCTCATGGCTCATGCCAAGGTTGCTCAGAAAATGAAAGTGCACCTGCAAAGGACCCATCTTTTTCTCCTGTCCATGAGCGATGCATTAAAGCAGGGGGGTCACCTGAACTGGCTGTTCAACAAACCAGGGAACTAAATCTGTCAGCTGCTTACTCAATACCTGATGCTTTTTTCGCAACGGAAGCTCAAGAACAATTTGGTGGAATGCTAATAGAGGATACTGGAAGTtcgaaagatttgagcaacctTTGTCCTGCCATGGCAGATGCTATTCTGGATGAGCGAGTTCCAGAATCTGAATGGACAGATCCTCCATGTTCAGATATAAATCCCACACAAATGATTGCCGCTCTTTCGATCGCAATGCGGCAAGTAACATCTAGGCAAGTAATGAATAGCGTAACCATAAAGGCAACATATAGGGAAGACATAATAAGGTTCCGAATCTCTCTGATTTCTGGGATCGCGGAGTTGAAAGAGGAAGTGGCCAAGAGGCTGAGGTTGGAGGTGGGTACATTTGACATCAAGTATCTGGATGATGATCATGAATGGGTTTTGATTGCCCGTGATGCCGACTTGCATGAGTGTATGGATGTTTCAAGATCATCAAACAGTAATATGATCCGGGTATCAGTTCATGATATAAATGCCAATCTTGGGAGCTCCTGTGAGAGCACTTGGGAGATATGA
- the LOC118033918 gene encoding cyclin-dependent kinase E-1 translates to MGDGNNRSNNNSEKPEWLQQYNLIGKIGEGTYGLVFLAKTKSPANCGKSIAIKKFKQSKDGDGVSPTAIREIMLLREITHENVVKLVNVHINHADMSLYLAFDYAEHDLYEIIRHHRDKGNTMINQYTVKSLLWQLLNGLNYLHSNWIIHRDLKPSNILVMGEGEEHGVVKIADFGLARIYQAPLKALSDNGVVVTIWYRAPELLLGAKHYTSAVDMWAVGCIFAELLTLKPLFQGAEAKLPSNPFQIDQLDKIFKVLGHPTLEKWPTLASLPHWHNDVQHIQEHKYENTGLHGVVPLSPKSASFDLLSKMLEYDPRKRITAAQAIEHDYFRSEPLPGRNALVPSQPGEKVINYPTRPVDTNTDFEGTTSLQPPQPVSSGNAVSGGMPGAHGINSRSAARPLSMGMQRMQSQGMAAYNLSSQAGMGGGMNPGNIPMPRGVGQPHQQHHLRRKDPPGTGTGYPPQQKSRR, encoded by the coding sequence ATGGGAGACGGCAATAATAGAAGCAACAACAACAGTGAAAAGCCAGAGTGGCTGCAACAGTACAATCTTATTGGCAAGATTGGTGAAGGCACTTATGGTCTTGTATTCCTAGCAAAAACCAAGTCTCCTGCAAATTGTGGAAAGTCCATTGCCATCAAGAAATTCAAGCAGTCCAAGGATGGTGATGGTGTCTCTCCCACTGCCATCCGTGAAATCATGTTGCTTAGGGAGATTACTCATGAGAATGTTGTGAAGCTTGTGAATGTGCACATCAATCATGCTGACATGTCACTGTATCTGGCTTTTGATTATGCTGAGCATGATCTTTATGAAATCATCAGGCATCATAGAGACAAGGGTAACACTATGATCAATCAGTACACAGTTAAATCATTGCTCTGGCAGCTACTCAATGGACTGAACTATCTGCACAGTAACTGGATCATACATCGAGATCTAAAGCCATCAAATATCTTAGTTATGGGCGAGGGAGAGGAACACGGGGTCGTCAAAATTGCTGATTTTGGACTAGCAAGAATATATCAAGCTCCCTTGAAGGCTTTGTCTGATAATGGTGTTGTGGTAACCATTTGGTATCGTGCCCCTGAGTTGCTTCTGGGGGCTAAGCACTACACAAGTGCTGTTGACATGTGGGCTGTTGGATGCATTTTTGCTGAACTTTTGACTTTGAAGCCACTTTTTCAAGGGGCAGAAGCCAAATTGCCATCAAATCCTTTCCAGATCGATCAACTTGACAAGATATTTAAGGTCTTGGGCCATCCTACACTAGAAAAATGGCCAACACTTGCAAGTCTTCCGCACTGGCATAATGACGTGCAGCATATCCAAGAGCACAAGTATGAGAATACTGGACTTCATGGTGTTGTGCCTCTCTCTCCAAAAAGTGCTTCATTTGACCTTCTATCTAAGATGCTTGAATATGATCCTCGAAAGCGTATAACAGCTGCACAAGCTATAGAGCACGATTATTTTCGTAGCGAACCTCTACCTGGACGGAATGCCCTGGTTCCCTCTCAACCTGGAGAGAAGGTCATCAATTATCCTACTCGTCCGGTAGATACAAATACAGATTTTGAAGGAACAACTAGTCTTCAACCTCCACAACCTGTCTCATCTGGAAATGCGGTTTCTGGAGGCATGCCAGGTGCTCATGGAATTAACAGCAGATCTGCAGCTCGACCATTGTCTATGGGCATGCAGAGAATGCAATCTCAGGGCATGGCAGCTTATAATCTCTCTTCTCAGGCAGGGATGGGTGGTGGAATGAATCCTGGTAACATCCCTATGCCACGTGGGGTTGGCCAGCCCCATCAGCAGCATCACCTGAGAAGGAAAGACCCACCTGGAACGGGGACTGGATACCCTCCCCAACAAAAATCAAGACGCTAA